The Mycolicibacterium fluoranthenivorans DNA window AACTCATAACGAGCCGCCGCCGGGTCCAGGTCGGTGGGGGCACTCATCGCATCTCCATAAAGTTGGTAGAGATGACCAAGATTGCAGACATACCCCGGAATCTAACGGGTGCACCGGGGCAGTGTCAATGTTTCTGCGCGGTTGCTGTGCGTCGGACGTGCGGAGATCAGCCCGCGCCACTGACGTGCGCGCCGGCATTGCCCGGCAACCGCAGCGACTCCACCAGCGTCACCGCCATCAACGCTCCGAACACCAGGTAGGTCAGCGAGTAGGAGGTCAACTGACTCAGCAGCAGGGCCGCCAGCGCGATACCCAGGCCGGCCGCCAGTTCCTGCACCGCCGCGTTGAGCGTGTTCGCATGCGTGAGTCGGTCCCCGTCGACGTCGGAGAACGCCAGGCTGTTGTAGGCCGTGAACCCGACCGATCGCAGCGCACCACTGACGTAGAGCACCGCCGCGATGAGCGCCACCGGCACACCCGGCCGGAGTGCGGCCAGCAGGCCGAAACAGCCCACCGAGGCCACCCCGTTGACCAGTAGCACAGTGCGGATGCCGAATCTGCGCATCAGCGGTGTCGTCGCCGGTTTGATGGTGAGGTTGCCCGCGAAGAGCGCGGCCACCATCAGACCCGCCGCGAACGGAGTCCATCCGAACTCGAGCTGGAACTGCAACGGCAGGAGGAACGGCACCGCCGTGATGACCATCCGGTACAGCGATCCCGCCGACACCGTGATCCGCAGGGTTCGCACCTTCAGCACCCGCAGCGCCACCAGAGGCGCCTCGGTGCGCAGCAGATGCCAGACCGCCGTCATCAGAAGCGCCAGCGCGGCCACACCGCACCCGCCCACCAGCAGCCAATCGGTGCCGCTGACCCGAATGCGCTCCAGGGCGATCAGCGCCGTGGCGATCCCGCCGCCCGACAGCAGGATGCCCGGCCAGTCCAACGGGGTCCGCCCGGGTGCGGGATCACCGCGAACGAGCTTGAGCGCCAACAGGAAACCGATGATGCCGAGCGGGATGTTGACCAGGAAGATCCAGCGCCAGCTGCCGACGGTCGCAATCGCGCCGCCGAGCACCGGTGCCAGCACCGGAGCCGCGAGTGCCGGCCAGGTCAACAGCGCGATCGCCCGCACCAAGTCGGCCTTGCCACTGAACCGCAACACGGCCAGCCGGCCGACCGGCACCATCATGGCTCCGCCGACACCCTGGGCAATCCGCATCCCGACCAGCATCGGCAGCGACACGCTCAGCGCGCAGCCCACCGAGGCCAGCGTGAAGATCGCGATGGCGGCGATGAACACCCGCCGGATACCGAAGCGGTCGGCCATCCAACCGCTGGCCGGGATGAGCACGGCGACGGTGACCAGGTAGGCGGTGATCGCCACGTTGACGTCGATGGCACCGACCCCGAATTGGGCGGCCATCGCGGGGATCGCCGGTGTCAGGATGCTGGCGTCCAGGATCTCCATGAAGAACGCACCGGCGACCAGGAGCGCCATGCTCCGGGGAAACGGCGGACTTTCAGGTGCACCCACACCGAAAAGGTAGTGAGTTCAGTTGTTTAAGACAAAGTCGATCCGTCGCCGTGCGGCGGGCTAGCGGGTCACCTCCTCGAGGCGGCCCGTCGCGACATCGAAGATGAAGCCGCGCAACGATTCGTGCTTGGTGACGAACGGGCTGGCCTCGATCCGGCGCAGCGACTGGCGCACATCCTCGGCCACATCGGGGAACGCTTCGGCG harbors:
- a CDS encoding MFS transporter — protein: MALLVAGAFFMEILDASILTPAIPAMAAQFGVGAIDVNVAITAYLVTVAVLIPASGWMADRFGIRRVFIAAIAIFTLASVGCALSVSLPMLVGMRIAQGVGGAMMVPVGRLAVLRFSGKADLVRAIALLTWPALAAPVLAPVLGGAIATVGSWRWIFLVNIPLGIIGFLLALKLVRGDPAPGRTPLDWPGILLSGGGIATALIALERIRVSGTDWLLVGGCGVAALALLMTAVWHLLRTEAPLVALRVLKVRTLRITVSAGSLYRMVITAVPFLLPLQFQLEFGWTPFAAGLMVAALFAGNLTIKPATTPLMRRFGIRTVLLVNGVASVGCFGLLAALRPGVPVALIAAVLYVSGALRSVGFTAYNSLAFSDVDGDRLTHANTLNAAVQELAAGLGIALAALLLSQLTSYSLTYLVFGALMAVTLVESLRLPGNAGAHVSGAG